From the Chryseobacterium fluminis genome, the window AATTGGCATTTTTATATAAATAGATCTTGTTCGTTTTGTAAATGTAATCCCTGTTTAAAAATATTAGCAAGGAAATAACAGAAAATTCCCAGCATGAAATGAATAAAGACCAGTCCCCAGATAAAACTTTCCACTTCCACAAAGAAGGTTGCTATAATGACCAGCGGTAAAGGAAAGAAAATGTTATAGATATAAAATCTTTTAAGGTGAATGATGTTTCCTTCTGTAAATAATTTTGACTGAAAGAAAACCCTGAACACTTTTGCTGACAACCAGAAAAAGATTCCATAGGTTAATAGAACCAATAAAAAAGACAGGATGATATAGGGAAAGTTATTTTCGATGTTCAGAAAAGGCTTCCCGGTAAGCGGATAATTAATATGCAGATAATGATCTTTTTTATAGGGAATAACAGCAAAACCTGTCAACAGGCAAAATACCGAATAGAGAAATGTGGTAAGATAGCCCGCAGATAATAAGGTACAAAGGTAAAACAGGATCTGTGAAATGTTTTTACTCTGATTCATAAGATGATCAATAAATTTGTTAATGCAAATATATAATTAATTATCGTAAAACATTAATTAATTAAAATTTATTTTAATATAAAGTTGGTTGACGATTGGTTCATATCAGATTTTGGTTAGAGGATAGGTAAAATCTGACTAAACACGTCAATCAGGCTCATTTTTATAAAACTACAATTTGCAGTTTTGTAACGGACCAAGGTCAGTATTAAAAACAATGATGCAAAAGAAATTAGGAAATAGCAGACTGGAATTTTCTGCATTGGTTATATAGGGCTGAACTTTTTTGATGGCAATTCCTGAACCGGACAAAATTGCACAACAACGCATCCGGAATAAAATTATTGAAAAAGCAAAAGAAAAATGATCTGCTTCTGATTATCAATTTCAGAAACAGCTTATGAATTAGGTTCTGAATATCCGCGATCTTTCGGTCACAAGCCCGGATATTTGTAGAGATTGTTGCTTGGTA encodes:
- a CDS encoding DUF2975 domain-containing protein translates to MNQSKNISQILFYLCTLLSAGYLTTFLYSVFCLLTGFAVIPYKKDHYLHINYPLTGKPFLNIENNFPYIILSFLLVLLTYGIFFWLSAKVFRVFFQSKLFTEGNIIHLKRFYIYNIFFPLPLVIIATFFVEVESFIWGLVFIHFMLGIFCYFLANIFKQGLHLQNEQDLFI